A region from the Medicago truncatula cultivar Jemalong A17 chromosome 6, MtrunA17r5.0-ANR, whole genome shotgun sequence genome encodes:
- the LOC11415065 gene encoding toll/interleukin-1 receptor-like protein, producing the protein MAMLQSSVSPPSSFSYGFTYDVFLSFRGIDTRYGFTGNLYSDLCKKGIHTFFDDRELQGGDEITSSLFKVIEESRIFIPVLSINYASSSFCLDELVHIIHCFKENRRLVLPIFYDVEPSHVRHHKGSYGKALDDHIERFQNNKHSMDRLQKWKMALTQTANFSGHQINPRNGYECEFIEKIVKYISNKINHVPLHVADYPVGVESRVLKVNSLMDVGSNGEAQNERIPIKNITEILKISFDALDDALDDGLDALDDALDDGLDALEDKCLIM; encoded by the exons ATGGCTATGCTTCAATCATCCGTCTCTCCCCCTTCTTCCTTCTCTTATGGATTCACCTATGACGTGTTCCTTAGTTTTAGAGGTATTGACACTCGTTATGGTTTTACTGGAAATCTCTACAGTGATCTTTGTAAGAAGGGAATTCACACATtctttgatgatagagagcttCAAGGAGGTGATGAAATAACATCATCACTTTTCAAGGTCATTGAAGAATCTAGGATTTTCATTCCTGTCTTGTCTATCAATTatgcttcttcttcattttgctTGGACGAACTTGTCCACATCATTCATTGCTTCAAGGAAAATCGGCGCCTTGTTTTGCCAATTTTCTATGATGTGGAACCTTCTCATGTGCGACATCACAAGGGCAGTTATGGTAAAGCACTGGATGATCATATAGAGAGGTTCCAAAATAACAAGCATAGCATGGATAGGTTGCAGAAATGGAAGATGGCTCTTACTCAAACTGCTAACTTCTCTGGCCACCAAATCAATCCTAG GAATGGCTATGAATGCGAGTTTATCGAGAAGATAGTCAAATATATATCTAACAAGATCAATCATGTTCCTTTACATGTTGCCGATTACCCTGTTGGTGTTGAATCTAGGGTCCTAAAAGTAAATTCACTTATGGATGTTGGATCTAATGGTGAAGCACAGA atgaaAGGATTCCCATTAAAAATATCACAGAGATACTTAAAATAAGCTTTGATGCTTTGGATGATGCTTTGGATGATGGTTTGGATGCTTTGGATGATGCTTTGGATGATGGTTTGGATGCTTTGGAAGACAAATGTCTTATTATGTGA